A genome region from Aurantiacibacter sp. MUD61 includes the following:
- a CDS encoding MFS transporter: MVGSLLSVRTMLLAIFVLMAGSGFLSTLIAIRLEEAGAGDFVIGLVGTSYFGGLTLGAFTVARVIERVGHIRAFAAFVSIFSASSLTYAVIDLPATWTVLRFIDGFMMSGVFVCLESWLNRVARPDNRSAILASYMIALYAGQAIGQFLLNLQDNAPALPFMLSAILLSLSVLPVVLTRIDQPVLEEVAPFTLKRLYNASPLGIVGTLATGMMLGAFYALGAVFVQRVGLPLSQIALFTSCVIAGGVVLQYPLGMLSDRFDRRRVIIAAMLAAAGLCAALAFTSEPALIFIVGAAFGGFAFALYPLCVAHSNDHLDESERVGASSGLVLVYSFGAMLGPQFGSASMSWFGPAGLFGAIGVVALVGAVFGIWRMIVSPPVAEDDQQDFQILPRTTPMASVLQDDS; the protein is encoded by the coding sequence ATGGTCGGCTCGCTCCTCTCCGTTCGCACAATGCTGCTGGCGATTTTCGTCCTGATGGCGGGCAGCGGCTTCCTGTCGACGCTTATCGCGATCCGGCTGGAAGAGGCAGGCGCCGGCGATTTCGTCATCGGCCTCGTCGGCACCAGCTATTTCGGCGGGCTGACGCTGGGTGCATTTACCGTCGCGCGCGTGATCGAACGGGTCGGCCACATCCGCGCCTTTGCCGCTTTCGTTTCCATCTTCTCCGCCAGCAGCCTGACCTATGCGGTGATCGATTTGCCCGCGACGTGGACCGTGCTGCGCTTTATCGACGGCTTCATGATGAGCGGCGTTTTCGTCTGCCTCGAAAGCTGGCTCAACCGCGTGGCACGGCCAGACAATCGCAGCGCGATCCTCGCCTCTTACATGATCGCGCTCTACGCGGGGCAAGCCATCGGGCAGTTCCTGCTGAACCTGCAGGACAACGCACCCGCGCTGCCGTTCATGTTATCGGCAATCCTGCTGTCGCTCTCGGTTCTGCCGGTCGTGCTCACACGGATCGACCAACCGGTGCTCGAAGAGGTCGCACCATTTACGCTGAAACGCCTCTACAACGCTTCGCCATTGGGGATCGTCGGCACGCTGGCGACCGGAATGATGCTCGGCGCGTTCTACGCCCTGGGTGCGGTGTTCGTGCAGCGCGTGGGACTGCCGCTCTCGCAGATCGCGCTGTTCACCTCCTGCGTGATCGCGGGCGGTGTGGTCCTGCAATATCCGCTCGGCATGCTGTCGGACAGGTTTGACCGGCGGCGCGTGATTATCGCAGCGATGCTGGCAGCGGCGGGCCTTTGCGCGGCGCTTGCCTTCACAAGCGAGCCGGCGCTGATCTTTATCGTCGGCGCAGCATTCGGCGGGTTCGCCTTTGCGCTTTACCCGCTCTGCGTGGCGCATTCGAACGACCATCTGGACGAAAGCGAGCGCGTGGGCGCAAGCAGTGGCCTAGTGCTCGTCTATTCTTTCGGCGCGATGCTGGGGCCGCAGTTCGGCTCGGCCTCGATGAGCTGGTTTGGCCCTGCCGGCCTGTTCGGCGCGATCGGTGTGGTTGCTCTGGTAGGAGCTGTCTTCGGCATCTGGCGAATGATCGTCAGCCCGCCGGTTGCCGAGGACGATCAGCAGGATTTCCAGATTCTGCCGCGCACCACGCCTATGGCGTCGGTGTTACAGGACGATAGCTAG
- a CDS encoding MBL fold metallo-hydrolase, producing the protein MANTPQAHDPSTWPTGDLEQLEPLVARVLAPNASAFTYTGTQTYLVGTEDLAVIDPGPADEEHLDALIRAVDGRPIRAIMCTHTHRDHSPAAMPLAERTGAPIVGCAPLRMEGGGGVEAAYDQEYEPDRVLEDGEAMTGTGWTLTALFTPGHISNHLCFALEETGAVFTGDHVMGWSTSVIVPPDGDMGDYMASLHKLYERDDRIYYPAHGPAVEKPKQLVRGNIGHRKAREGQILKLLHEAAQPIEDLVARMYAGVDKRLWPAAQMSVWAHLIHLEQRGLVNRSQNLWKAKPNPAPAA; encoded by the coding sequence ATGGCAAATACTCCGCAAGCCCATGATCCCAGCACCTGGCCCACCGGCGACCTCGAACAGCTTGAACCACTGGTTGCGCGGGTGCTCGCGCCCAATGCTTCGGCCTTCACCTATACCGGCACGCAAACCTATCTGGTGGGGACCGAAGACTTGGCGGTGATCGATCCCGGGCCTGCCGATGAAGAGCATCTCGATGCCCTGATCCGCGCCGTAGATGGCCGTCCGATCCGCGCGATAATGTGCACCCACACCCACCGCGATCATTCGCCCGCCGCCATGCCGCTGGCCGAGCGGACGGGCGCGCCCATCGTGGGCTGCGCGCCGTTGCGGATGGAAGGCGGTGGCGGTGTCGAGGCCGCCTATGATCAGGAATACGAGCCCGATCGCGTGCTGGAAGATGGTGAGGCGATGACCGGCACCGGCTGGACGCTCACCGCGCTTTTCACCCCCGGCCATATCTCCAACCATTTGTGCTTTGCGCTGGAGGAAACGGGCGCGGTCTTCACCGGCGATCATGTCATGGGCTGGTCCACCAGCGTCATCGTTCCGCCCGATGGCGACATGGGCGATTACATGGCGAGCCTGCACAAACTCTATGAGCGCGATGATCGCATTTACTACCCCGCGCATGGCCCGGCGGTCGAGAAGCCAAAGCAATTGGTGCGCGGCAATATCGGCCACCGCAAGGCGCGCGAGGGGCAAATTTTGAAACTGCTGCACGAGGCTGCACAGCCGATCGAGGATCTGGTCGCGCGCATGTATGCAGGCGTCGATAAACGCCTCTGGCCCGCCGCGCAGATGAGCGTCTGGGCTCATCTTATTCATCTGGAACAGCGTGGCCTCGTCAACCGTTCTCAGAATCTATGGAAAGCGAAACCAAATCCCGCACCGGCAGCCTGA
- a CDS encoding tetratricopeptide repeat-containing sulfotransferase family protein: MSDRDQQIADAQKALQAGDFAGGLAQAEAVLAGAPDDADALYMAAVAHRYLGQPSEAQEALAKLHAAMPEYGRAWQEAGHLARTQGRASEAIEAFTRATRFNPALEASWRALSELQGGAEAAAAKAQADRIKALPAELFAATNHLAEGRLLKAEEFCRHYLRSNPKSAEGMRLLAQIGIKLGILDDAEFLLESARVFEPDNVQIRLDYIDALRRRQKFARALEEAEALYQTQPNNPLFQSHLAIESMQTGDYDRAFQLFDAVLEKLPADPATLTSRGHALKTTGRTEEAVESYRAAFAAKPDHGDAWYALANLKTYSFTDEEIAAMEAHVAGDTLAFMDRVHMTFALGKAHEDRKDYEASFRYYEQGNALKRAQTRYSADQMSEELAKQRETCTPELFAKHEGNGDPSPDPIFILGLPRAGSTLLEQILASHSQVDGTMELPDILALAHRLRGRKAGQSRYPEILHDLKPEQLAAFGKQFIENTRIHRQGAPFFIDKMPNNFRHIGLIHLILPNAKIIDARRAPMDCCFSGFKQLFAEGQEFTYGLTEVGRYYSDYVDLMDHWDKVLPGRVLRVQHEDVLDDPEGQIRRMLDYCGLDFEEACLNFHQTDRAVKTASSEQVRQPINRKGQGAWVPFDPWLGDLREALGDNL, translated from the coding sequence ATGAGCGATAGAGACCAGCAGATTGCCGACGCGCAAAAGGCTTTGCAGGCGGGCGATTTCGCTGGTGGTCTCGCGCAGGCTGAGGCCGTGCTGGCAGGGGCGCCGGACGATGCCGATGCGCTCTATATGGCCGCAGTCGCGCACCGCTATCTCGGCCAACCCTCGGAAGCGCAGGAGGCTCTCGCCAAGCTTCACGCGGCGATGCCAGAATACGGCCGTGCGTGGCAGGAGGCGGGTCACCTGGCGCGAACGCAAGGCCGCGCTTCGGAAGCGATAGAAGCCTTTACCCGCGCCACCCGCTTTAATCCCGCGCTGGAGGCAAGCTGGCGCGCGCTTTCGGAATTGCAGGGCGGGGCGGAAGCCGCGGCCGCGAAGGCGCAGGCAGACCGGATCAAGGCGCTGCCGGCCGAGCTTTTCGCCGCCACCAACCACCTTGCCGAAGGGCGGTTGTTGAAAGCCGAGGAATTCTGCCGTCACTACTTGCGAAGCAATCCCAAGAGCGCGGAGGGTATGCGGCTGCTCGCCCAGATCGGCATCAAGCTGGGCATTCTCGACGATGCCGAGTTCTTGCTCGAAAGTGCGCGCGTATTTGAGCCCGACAATGTGCAGATCCGCCTAGACTATATCGATGCGTTGCGGCGCCGCCAGAAATTCGCCCGCGCGCTGGAAGAGGCCGAAGCGCTCTACCAGACCCAGCCCAACAATCCGCTCTTCCAGTCACACCTCGCCATCGAAAGCATGCAGACCGGCGACTATGATCGCGCCTTCCAATTGTTCGACGCTGTGTTGGAGAAGCTGCCCGCCGATCCAGCCACGCTGACCAGCCGCGGCCACGCGCTGAAAACGACGGGGCGCACTGAAGAAGCGGTCGAAAGCTACCGCGCAGCCTTTGCTGCCAAGCCCGACCATGGCGATGCGTGGTATGCGCTCGCGAACCTGAAGACCTACAGTTTCACCGATGAAGAAATCGCGGCGATGGAAGCGCATGTCGCGGGCGATACGCTCGCCTTCATGGACCGGGTGCATATGACCTTTGCGCTGGGCAAGGCGCATGAGGATCGTAAAGACTACGAAGCGAGTTTTCGCTATTACGAGCAGGGCAATGCGCTCAAACGCGCGCAAACCCGCTACAGCGCGGACCAGATGAGCGAAGAGCTCGCCAAGCAGCGCGAGACTTGCACGCCAGAACTGTTCGCCAAGCATGAGGGCAATGGCGACCCGTCACCCGATCCGATCTTCATCCTCGGCCTGCCGCGCGCGGGCTCGACCCTGCTCGAACAGATCCTTGCCAGCCACAGCCAGGTCGATGGCACGATGGAATTGCCCGACATTCTCGCGCTCGCCCATCGGCTGCGCGGTCGGAAAGCGGGCCAGTCGCGCTATCCTGAAATTCTCCACGACCTGAAGCCCGAACAACTCGCAGCTTTCGGCAAGCAATTCATCGAAAATACCCGCATTCACCGGCAGGGCGCGCCGTTCTTCATCGACAAAATGCCGAACAATTTTCGCCATATCGGGTTGATCCACCTGATCCTGCCCAATGCGAAAATCATCGATGCCCGCCGCGCGCCGATGGATTGCTGTTTCTCCGGCTTCAAGCAGCTCTTCGCCGAAGGGCAGGAGTTCACATACGGCCTCACCGAAGTCGGCCGCTATTACAGCGACTATGTCGATCTGATGGACCACTGGGACAAGGTATTGCCCGGCCGCGTTCTACGGGTGCAGCATGAGGACGTGCTCGACGATCCCGAGGGCCAGATCCGCCGGATGCTCGATTATTGTGGGCTCGACTTCGAAGAAGCCTGCCTCAATTTCCACCAGACCGATCGCGCGGTGAAAACCGCCAGCAGCGAGCAGGTGCGCCAGCCGATCAACCGCAAGGGGCAGGGCGCATGGGTACCATTCGATCCGTGGCTGGGCGACTTGAGAGAGGCGCTGGGCGACAATCTCTAG
- the nadA gene encoding quinolinate synthase NadA → MNDQTSIPTGIDLREEIDRLRKERNAVILAHYYQKPELQDLADFVGDSLELSKKAAETDADVIAFCGVKFMADTAKILSPEKIVVLPDMDAGCSLEDSCPPDKFRAFREKHPDHIALTYINCSTEVKALSDVIVTSSSAETILSQIPEDQPIIFGPDRHLGGYLNRKFDRDMLLWPGVCIVHEAFSEKELMKLKAQHPEAPIAAHPECPPHIIDHADHVGSTSSILQFAKTFEGDTLIVATEPHIIHQMEKALPEKTFLGAPGADGNCNCNICPYMALNTMEKLYLCLRDLEPRIEIEEDLRLKAKASLDKMLEMAAGTIGKGDLGRV, encoded by the coding sequence ATGAACGACCAGACCTCCATCCCCACAGGAATTGACCTGCGCGAAGAGATCGACCGCCTGCGAAAAGAGCGCAATGCGGTAATCCTTGCGCATTACTACCAGAAGCCTGAATTGCAGGACCTTGCCGATTTCGTCGGAGACTCGCTGGAGCTGTCGAAGAAAGCGGCGGAGACCGATGCCGATGTGATCGCTTTCTGCGGTGTCAAGTTCATGGCCGATACCGCCAAGATCCTCAGCCCGGAAAAGATCGTGGTGCTGCCGGATATGGACGCAGGTTGCAGCCTCGAAGACAGCTGCCCGCCGGACAAGTTCCGCGCCTTCCGCGAAAAGCATCCCGATCACATCGCGCTCACCTACATCAACTGCTCTACCGAGGTGAAAGCCCTTTCGGACGTGATCGTGACCAGCTCCAGCGCGGAGACGATCCTTTCGCAAATCCCGGAAGACCAGCCGATCATCTTCGGTCCGGATCGCCACCTTGGCGGCTATCTCAACCGCAAGTTCGATCGCGACATGCTGCTGTGGCCGGGCGTGTGCATCGTGCATGAGGCATTCAGCGAGAAGGAGCTGATGAAGCTGAAAGCTCAGCACCCCGAAGCGCCGATCGCCGCGCATCCCGAATGTCCGCCGCACATCATCGACCACGCGGATCACGTCGGCTCGACCAGTTCGATCCTGCAATTCGCCAAGACATTCGAAGGCGACACGCTGATCGTCGCGACAGAGCCGCACATCATCCACCAGATGGAAAAGGCGCTGCCCGAGAAAACCTTCCTCGGCGCGCCGGGTGCGGACGGCAACTGCAATTGCAACATCTGCCCCTACATGGCGCTCAACACGATGGAAAAGCTCTACCTCTGCCTGCGCGATCTCGAACCGCGCATCGAGATCGAAGAAGACCTGCGCCTCAAAGCCAAGGCGAGCCTCGACAAGATGCTCGAAATGGCTGCGGGGACCATCGGCAAGGGTGATCTAGGGCGGGTTTGA
- a CDS encoding TonB-dependent receptor produces the protein MLKFSTGASVGALAIAMATPALAQDAGEQETQARQGGVGTIVVTAQRREEDLQDVPVSVQALDSEGLQELNISTFDDYLDQLTSVTAGGSGPGQSTIYIRGLASTTPNLTTAGVAGLAPNVSLYLDEQPLAQPGRNLDVYAADLSRIEVLSGPQGTLFGASSQAGVVRLITNKPDLSGFDAAASAGVSFTEGGETSYNAQFMLNVPVTSSIALRGVVYLDDQGGYIDNVQGTRDLTESARFRPEGTVRSNGVPVSSLRAGFQSADDPTTPFNENPVNNPNVNFLTADNSRLVEENFNDTQYAGFRATALWEITPDWTLTVAHSRQSVESDGVFFADPELPGGLDELSIQRFEDDTLEDDFSNTSWTVEGRLAMLDIVYTGAYTDRETNQRVDYTDYLFVGQYLPYYICDGGVTYPGAGGPSGTCQEPNLYVSSVSDTTVFTQELRFSTPEDWRIRFQGGAFYSDLELQERNDFAYPGNVDAAPFGPFKPNFPQEGFTTDPGPFPADTIFRNDIRRTDEQLGFFGEVSFDVVPDLITTTFGARYYDIEVDFEGSANGSFCNSFSAEDQNAFGTDINDLYDGDGVYTFIGSCNPDLRQTFDLNDSLQDIQDAGLSATQAQQVFNAVRAPDVAAADGFIFKGTINVTPTPDTLIYATYSEGFRPGLLNRPGGATNGAGFTVPFELETDEVQNYEIGWKLDLVDGQLRFNGSAFYVDISRLQTTIFDPSITNLFFSDNAANAEIYGLEADFTIAPYAVPGLTVAGAFSILDTEITEVLTPTDDVNVGDDLAFAPSFQGNIRARYEWDLSSDLEAFVMPQVSYSASKFTDIIDINRLELASYTIVDFSAGVAMDQWRFELFGENLTDERAEISGNYVNDRPRITVNRPRTVGLRVSYQY, from the coding sequence ATGTTGAAATTCTCGACCGGTGCATCAGTAGGTGCACTCGCGATCGCCATGGCCACTCCCGCACTTGCGCAGGATGCCGGCGAACAGGAAACACAGGCACGCCAGGGCGGCGTCGGCACGATCGTCGTTACGGCACAGCGCCGTGAGGAAGATCTGCAGGACGTTCCGGTTTCGGTACAGGCGCTCGATTCCGAAGGCCTTCAGGAACTGAACATCTCCACCTTCGACGACTACCTCGACCAGCTTACCAGCGTAACCGCTGGCGGCAGTGGCCCGGGCCAGTCGACGATCTATATCCGCGGTCTCGCTTCGACGACACCGAACCTGACGACTGCCGGTGTGGCGGGCCTCGCCCCCAATGTTTCGCTCTATCTTGACGAGCAGCCGCTGGCGCAGCCGGGACGTAACCTTGACGTTTACGCAGCCGACCTTTCGCGCATCGAAGTACTGTCGGGTCCGCAGGGCACGCTGTTCGGCGCCAGCTCACAGGCCGGTGTTGTCCGCCTCATCACCAACAAGCCGGATCTTTCGGGCTTCGATGCAGCGGCTTCGGCTGGGGTGTCTTTCACCGAAGGCGGTGAGACGAGCTACAACGCGCAATTCATGCTCAACGTGCCGGTGACGAGCTCGATCGCGCTGCGCGGTGTCGTCTATCTCGACGACCAGGGCGGCTATATCGACAATGTGCAGGGTACGCGTGACCTGACCGAAAGCGCGCGCTTCCGCCCCGAGGGCACTGTCCGCTCGAACGGTGTTCCGGTGAGCAGCCTTCGCGCTGGCTTCCAGTCGGCAGATGATCCGACGACACCGTTCAATGAGAACCCGGTCAACAATCCGAACGTTAACTTCCTTACAGCGGACAACAGCCGCCTTGTCGAAGAGAACTTCAACGATACGCAATATGCCGGTTTCCGCGCCACGGCGCTTTGGGAAATCACCCCCGACTGGACGCTGACCGTGGCTCACAGCCGCCAGAGCGTGGAATCGGACGGTGTGTTCTTCGCCGATCCGGAACTGCCGGGCGGCCTTGATGAACTGAGCATCCAGCGCTTCGAAGACGATACGCTGGAAGACGACTTCTCGAACACCAGCTGGACGGTCGAAGGCCGCCTCGCGATGCTCGATATCGTCTACACCGGTGCCTACACCGATCGCGAGACCAACCAGCGGGTCGACTACACCGATTACCTGTTCGTGGGTCAGTACCTGCCTTACTACATCTGTGATGGCGGCGTGACCTATCCGGGTGCTGGCGGTCCGTCGGGCACATGTCAGGAACCCAACCTCTACGTCAGCTCGGTCAGCGACACGACCGTGTTCACGCAAGAACTGCGTTTCAGCACGCCGGAAGACTGGCGCATCCGCTTCCAGGGCGGTGCCTTCTATTCGGATCTCGAACTGCAGGAACGCAACGACTTTGCCTATCCGGGCAATGTCGATGCGGCGCCGTTCGGCCCGTTCAAGCCCAACTTCCCGCAGGAAGGCTTCACCACCGATCCGGGTCCGTTCCCGGCCGACACGATCTTCCGTAACGATATTCGTCGCACGGATGAGCAGCTCGGCTTCTTCGGCGAAGTCAGCTTCGACGTTGTGCCGGACCTGATCACCACCACTTTCGGTGCCCGCTATTACGATATCGAAGTCGATTTCGAAGGCAGCGCGAACGGCTCATTCTGCAACAGCTTCAGCGCCGAAGACCAGAACGCTTTCGGTACCGACATCAACGACCTGTACGATGGTGATGGCGTCTACACCTTCATCGGTTCGTGTAACCCGGACCTGCGCCAGACGTTCGATCTGAATGACAGCCTGCAGGACATCCAGGATGCCGGCCTCAGCGCTACGCAGGCGCAGCAGGTGTTCAACGCAGTGCGTGCACCCGATGTGGCCGCAGCCGATGGCTTCATCTTCAAGGGTACGATCAACGTTACCCCGACACCGGACACGCTCATCTACGCGACCTATTCGGAAGGCTTCCGTCCGGGTCTGCTGAACCGTCCGGGCGGCGCGACCAATGGCGCGGGCTTTACCGTTCCGTTCGAGCTCGAAACCGACGAAGTGCAGAACTATGAAATCGGCTGGAAGCTCGATCTTGTCGACGGCCAGCTGCGTTTCAACGGCAGTGCCTTCTACGTCGATATCAGCCGTCTGCAGACGACGATCTTCGATCCGAGCATCACCAATCTGTTCTTCTCGGACAATGCGGCCAATGCAGAGATCTACGGTCTGGAAGCAGACTTCACGATCGCGCCTTACGCGGTTCCGGGCCTGACGGTGGCGGGTGCCTTCTCGATCCTCGATACCGAGATCACCGAAGTGCTGACCCCGACCGATGACGTGAATGTCGGCGATGACCTCGCCTTCGCTCCGTCATTCCAGGGCAACATCCGCGCGCGCTACGAATGGGACCTTTCCAGCGATCTGGAAGCCTTCGTGATGCCGCAGGTCAGCTATTCGGCATCGAAGTTCACCGACATCATCGACATCAACCGTCTGGAGCTGGCGAGCTACACCATCGTCGATTTCTCGGCCGGTGTCGCAATGGACCAGTGGCGCTTCGAACTGTTCGGCGAAAACCTGACGGACGAGCGTGCCGAAATCTCCGGCAACTACGTCAACGATCGCCCGCGCATCACGGTCAACCGTCCGCGCACGGTCGGCCTGCGGGTATCCTACCAGTACTGA
- a CDS encoding BCCT family transporter, protein MTQQAPAGETKDFPIDPPLVDLPIDTHDRGFYDGFSREVTIPAKIIVSLLIMWAIFFPVSATETLSAANSSIIANFSGWYVYLVATVMAVALLLAVLPLTGKLRIGAPGEKPEFGRFSWFAMLFGAGIGIGMLTYSTGEPLAHWSNNPDIIRGQIEPLTQEAIRPAYIYTFLHWGFAAWGTYGLVGLAIGYVAYRRGLPLTIRSALAPLFGRVMSGAAGHVVDIVAVVATILGVAVTMGLGVEQFIAGLYRLGVGEWLVDAEGSSTPAAIIAALVLLVGASTISALSGVGRGIKWLSNLNMGLSFALLALFAIVGSGMLGLELLTIGVFDYLRTLPQMALTLFSSDGSETGDALVQWQLDWSVFYWAWWIAFAPFVGMFIARISRGRTVREYVLGVLLVPSMMCFVWMALVGGTAIDLELSGAADGAILGANISDQLFATLAILLDPAVASVVSGLVVILLMTYLITSADSAILIVNTINGAGENEGQHRNHILFWGAALAFVVGSMLIIGGIDAIRITMIIGALPFSFVVALMAIAIAKAIIFDIRRKRYGVPTTAEACEEWLEGK, encoded by the coding sequence GTGACACAGCAGGCGCCTGCCGGCGAAACGAAAGATTTTCCAATTGATCCGCCATTGGTGGACCTGCCGATCGATACGCATGATCGCGGTTTTTACGATGGCTTCAGCCGGGAGGTGACGATCCCTGCTAAGATCATCGTCTCCCTGCTGATCATGTGGGCGATCTTCTTCCCTGTGTCGGCGACTGAAACACTCTCGGCCGCAAATTCCAGCATTATCGCCAATTTCTCCGGCTGGTACGTTTATTTGGTCGCGACGGTGATGGCGGTGGCCCTGCTGCTCGCGGTGCTGCCACTAACCGGTAAACTGCGCATCGGGGCTCCGGGCGAGAAGCCGGAATTCGGGCGGTTCAGCTGGTTCGCCATGCTGTTCGGCGCAGGCATCGGCATCGGCATGCTGACCTATTCTACCGGCGAGCCGCTGGCGCACTGGTCCAACAATCCGGACATCATTCGCGGCCAGATCGAGCCGCTGACACAGGAAGCGATCCGGCCTGCCTATATCTATACTTTCCTGCATTGGGGCTTCGCCGCCTGGGGTACCTATGGGCTTGTGGGCCTCGCGATCGGCTATGTGGCGTATCGGCGGGGTCTCCCGCTCACGATCCGCTCCGCACTCGCGCCGTTGTTTGGCCGGGTGATGTCGGGCGCGGCGGGGCATGTCGTCGATATCGTAGCCGTGGTCGCCACCATCTTGGGCGTGGCTGTCACCATGGGGCTCGGGGTCGAGCAGTTTATTGCCGGCCTCTACCGCCTCGGCGTGGGCGAGTGGCTGGTCGATGCCGAGGGGTCATCGACGCCAGCGGCCATCATCGCTGCACTCGTCCTGCTTGTCGGCGCATCGACGATCAGCGCGCTTTCGGGCGTGGGGCGCGGGATCAAATGGCTGTCCAATCTCAACATGGGCCTGTCCTTCGCTCTGCTCGCACTCTTCGCAATTGTCGGATCGGGCATGCTCGGACTGGAACTGCTGACCATCGGGGTGTTCGACTACCTCCGCACGCTGCCGCAAATGGCGCTGACACTGTTCAGCTCCGACGGAAGCGAGACGGGCGACGCGCTGGTGCAGTGGCAGCTCGACTGGTCGGTGTTCTACTGGGCGTGGTGGATCGCCTTTGCGCCTTTTGTCGGCATGTTTATCGCCCGCATTTCGCGCGGCCGCACCGTACGCGAATATGTGCTGGGCGTGCTGCTCGTTCCGTCCATGATGTGTTTCGTATGGATGGCGCTGGTTGGCGGCACGGCGATCGATCTTGAGCTGAGCGGCGCTGCCGACGGAGCCATCCTCGGCGCGAATATCTCGGACCAGCTGTTCGCGACACTCGCCATCCTGCTCGATCCCGCTGTCGCCTCGGTGGTCTCCGGCCTCGTGGTCATCCTGCTGATGACTTATCTCATCACCAGCGCAGACAGCGCGATCCTGATCGTGAACACGATCAATGGCGCGGGCGAGAACGAGGGCCAGCATCGCAACCATATCCTGTTCTGGGGCGCTGCACTGGCCTTCGTGGTCGGCTCCATGCTGATCATCGGCGGCATCGATGCGATCCGCATCACCATGATTATTGGCGCGCTGCCATTCTCTTTCGTGGTCGCGCTGATGGCAATCGCCATTGCCAAGGCGATCATCTTCGACATTCGCCGCAAGCGCTACGGCGTTCCGACTACGGCTGAGGCCTGTGAGGAGTGGCTGGAAGGCAAGTAA
- a CDS encoding DUF4230 domain-containing protein, translating into MESETKSRTGSLIAEPKPSNEVADRSTGIAPWIVVALMAVALAWLAWEKWGPQDEGDIVATSMLAFERQNSLTVFSSRFDVVAESTSTPSIGPLDIDLLESRQAMIVPATVEYRLDLSGMDTSDFGWDENTQVLEVELPEITVSTPNLNEGQARFFTDGAWVSRDASASLSRSNSQIAERRAREFASNAEIMGLARSAAREAVRQNLAIPLEVAGFGDVDVRVRFADE; encoded by the coding sequence ATGGAAAGCGAAACCAAATCCCGCACCGGCAGCCTGATTGCCGAACCGAAGCCCAGTAACGAGGTGGCCGATCGTTCGACCGGCATCGCGCCGTGGATCGTCGTCGCCCTGATGGCGGTTGCACTGGCCTGGCTCGCCTGGGAAAAGTGGGGCCCGCAGGATGAAGGCGACATCGTTGCCACCTCGATGCTCGCATTCGAGAGGCAGAATTCGCTCACTGTGTTTTCCAGCCGGTTCGATGTGGTAGCCGAGAGCACGTCCACGCCAAGCATCGGCCCGCTCGATATCGATCTGCTTGAATCGCGGCAGGCAATGATCGTTCCGGCGACGGTCGAATACCGTCTCGATTTGTCGGGCATGGACACAAGCGACTTCGGCTGGGACGAGAACACGCAAGTGCTCGAAGTCGAATTGCCCGAGATCACGGTCTCCACCCCGAATCTAAACGAGGGTCAGGCGCGCTTCTTCACCGATGGCGCTTGGGTGAGCCGTGATGCGTCCGCCTCGCTTAGTCGCTCCAACTCGCAGATCGCCGAACGGCGCGCGCGCGAATTTGCCAGCAATGCGGAGATCATGGGCCTTGCACGCAGCGCCGCGCGTGAAGCGGTGCGGCAGAATTTGGCCATTCCGCTGGAAGTTGCCGGCTTCGGCGATGTCGATGTGCGCGTCCGCTTCGCCGATGAATAG